CTTGTTCCCGGGGTCGAGTTCGAAGCCGACCTCGGCGTTGTTCGTCCCGGCGACGGCCTTGGGCTCGGGGTAGCGATAGACGCCACCGCCGCCCGCGACCAGTTCGACGAACGGTTCGTCCTCGTACTCCCCCCGGTACGCGCCCCAGAGGTCGCCCTTCGAGACGGGGCCGTCGGGGAAGACGTGACAGGTCGCGCTCGCGCCGCGGACCATGTCCACCGCGTGGACGGTAAAGGAGACGTCCAGACCGAGGAACTCCTGGATCTCGGCCTCGTGGCGGTGGCCCGTCGGCGCGTAGGGGCGGACGACGCCCGAGCGCTCGGGGTGCGAGGAGGCCTCGCCGCCGCCGGCCCCGCCCTCGCTTGAGCCGACCTTCACGTCGACGACGACCTGCTCGTCGCCCGAGAGGACGTCGTGTTCGAAGAGGGGGAGCAATCCGAGAATCGTCGCCGTGGCGTTACAGCCCCCGGAGGCGATGAGGTCGGCCCCTTCGAGGTTCTCGCGATTGAGTTCGGGCAGGGCGTACTCGCTCTCCGCGAGCAGTTCCGGGCGCGTGTGCCCGTCGTACCACTCGTCGTACTGTGCTTCGGTGGAGAGGCGGAAGTCCGCCGAGAGGTCGACGACGGTGCCGGCGGCCTCCTGGAAGTCGTCTATCTGTTCCATCGAGACGCCGTGGGGCGTCGCGGCGAACAGGACGTCCACCGATTCCAGGTCCTCCGGCGAGGAGAAGCGCAGGTCCGAGTGGCGCAGGTTCGGGTGCTGGTGGCCGATGGTCTTGTTCTCCTTCGACCGGCTCGTGGCCTGTGCGAGTTCGAACTCGGGGTGACCGTCGAGCAGGCGGAGGAGTTCGCCGCCGGTGAACCCGGAGCCGCCGACGACGCTCGCGGAATACGTCATGCCGACACCTCCGTATCGCGCTGGCTTTCGACCGTCGATTCGAGCCAGTCGACGACGGTGGCGGGTACGTCGACGTCGGCCACCTCGTTCAGCGCCTTGAACTCGACGGTGTGGTTGACCTCGTGGACGGTGTAGTCCTCGAACTCGCCCGTCTCCTCGTCGTACCCGACCTCCATCAGGTCGATGCCCAGCAGGCCGCCCCCGACCGCCTCGGACGCCTG
The DNA window shown above is from Haloarcula halobia and carries:
- the argC gene encoding N-acetyl-gamma-glutamyl-phosphate reductase is translated as MTYSASVVGGSGFTGGELLRLLDGHPEFELAQATSRSKENKTIGHQHPNLRHSDLRFSSPEDLESVDVLFAATPHGVSMEQIDDFQEAAGTVVDLSADFRLSTEAQYDEWYDGHTRPELLAESEYALPELNRENLEGADLIASGGCNATATILGLLPLFEHDVLSGDEQVVVDVKVGSSEGGAGGGEASSHPERSGVVRPYAPTGHRHEAEIQEFLGLDVSFTVHAVDMVRGASATCHVFPDGPVSKGDLWGAYRGEYEDEPFVELVAGGGGVYRYPEPKAVAGTNNAEVGFELDPGNKRIVVFSAIDNMMKGSAGQAVHAANVAFGIEETAGLEFQGLHPVGAP